atatatatatatgtgtgtgtgcgtgtgtgcatatatgtatgaagaagtctgaagaagggtctcaacccgaaacgtcacccattccttcacttcagagatgctgcctgtcccgctgagttactccagcattttgtgtctatcttcggtttaaaccagcatctgcagttccttcctacacatcccttaTTTGGAGATTCTGTACAGTGCTTTATATTACTTCTAGCCAGCTTTTCCTTTTATTCCTCCACCTCCAGTCCTCACTCCTTGTTGGCAGTGACTCATGCAGGGCTTTCATGAGCACCAGTAACAATGCTTCTCCATATCCACATGATGAGGAATGAAGATCCCATTTGTGCTTACCCTTCACATGGCCATGAGAAATTGGCAAACATAATGAAGGGCTATTCACACATCAGTCagtccctcatctcccctctcctgtcgggTAGATACCACAGTTTGAAAGCTCATACTACCAGATTCAAGGAcaccttcttccccactgttatcagattaTTGGACAGATGTTTCACAAGCCAAGGATGTATtcccgatctcccaatctaccctgTTGTGGCTCTTGTGCTTTTCTTTAACTACACTTTCTCTTTTAGCACTATATCCCACcctctgttttttttctctttttgcacAAACTGTGTACTTGTGTATGATGTGATTGTACTCGTGAATAGTGTGATTTCCCTGGATAACGTGCCTATCAAcgtttttcactatatctcggtacacgtgacaataataaaccaatgcatATAACAAATGCTTTCAGTTGCTGAAGGGAAAGGTTAAAACATTTTAAGAATACAGTTATCCCATTGCATTGCATTAATATTTGAAAGTATCCTGACCAGGTGGCGATCTGGGAGGCAGTACTGACTTTATGTGTTCCATCTGCTCTATTTGCAGGGGTGCCACAGATGTATGGCAATGGGTAAAATCCCTTGTGATAAATGCCTTCAAACAGGGAGGGTAAGTTAACAGAGAATACGCTCTCAGTTATAAAGAACCTTGTAACTTCTCCGGGACTGTCTATGCCCTTCACGGGCAAGGAATTACCTTATGAAATGTGGTCACCATTGTGTAGATAAATGCAGGCTTCTATTTCATCCCTGCCAACCCCAGAAATCTCAATGAGACAAAAGACCACTTAAAGGCATCCTGAAGAAGTGCAATGAGAAATAGAATATTTGTAATACTACATTTTTTTGCCCACTACAGTTGGATCAGGCtgttcaacatctctggagcatcACTGAATTCTCAATGATTTGCCGACTCCAGTAGTAGCGTTTAAAACCTTTGATTCGGGTGCAATGGTTATATGGCATCAGAGCAAAGCATTCAAATATCTGCAGACCTTAACTAAAAACTGATGATATCATAACTAACAAAACAAAGAAACTGTGGAATTGCAGCTGAAAGACTAAAGACTGAACATGACTAACAACAAAAGACACAAGATATTCAACTAACACTTCCACACAGAGCACACTGCTGCAAAACATGCTTCCTTATCTACATAGGGTGATTAGGATGTACCAAGCACCTTAGCAGTGCCAACCTTGAGCTCACATCTACTCTTTGTCACTGTGTTTAGCAGACATGTTCTCCAGCAGTTACAACCTTTTTTAATAACCTGACCCCCATCAATTCTCCCTAAAAAGGCCATACCCAATGGAACAGGAACAATTTCAAAACAGGGTTGGTATCAAAGCCGCTCATTAAAAGTATCTATTTCAATAGGGTCCTCTAAGTATTGAAATTAGGATGTGAACCCAGCATATTTCTTTGTGACCCACATTCCCAGCTAATCTGGCTTTGGCTCATGTTTGATGCCAAAGCCATGCGGCAAGTAGAAGCTGAGATTCTTGGGCTGGTCGAGGAATGGATGGCTGGCCACCTCAATCTCTTCCAGGGCACGTGGTCACAACTGACTCCATTAAATTCAGTGCAAGGGTTAACATTCTCCTCACAAAAGATAAAGAGATGCACTAAAGCTAAGTCACTAAGACATCCACCAACAGCTGTCATAAAGGGCAGTGATTTTGTGAAATATGTTGAGGTGACATTGAATAATTTCCACCTACAGGTGAAATGCATGATGTGTGATGGGAAAGGATCTCTGTTTGGCGATGACAGCAGATGCAATCATTGTATGGGTAATGGGATAGAAAGGTAAGGTGAGCTTGTGACTGAGGCCTGAATTACCCACCTCCTCATGAAGAAGTCAAAGTAGCTGTGAATACTTCACTTGTGTATGTACTGTGCTCTTGATTGCTAACTCTGCTGTTTCCCCTGGGACCATCAGAAACATGGGATGATTTCCCCTGGGACCATCAGAAACATGGGATGATTTCCCCTGGGACCATCAGAAACATGGGATGATTTCCTATCACTGTCCCTGCTGGACCAACTCAGATTCCATTCACCTAAATTGTTACTCTGCCGTACAGTCTTGAatactttaaaaaatgtttttgaattctcccatcttcctcacagttgttTCAATGCTCCATCCACCATTCCACTTGTTGGATTCACCAGGATACAGGCCCCGCTGTCCCAAATAAATCGCTCTCAACTTCCTCTGAACAGGTACCAGTGCTACCACTGGCCACCGTTCTATCGACCTCACAATTAACCTTCCATTTGTCTTGTGACAATTTGCACGTACTCGGGTGAAGGCCCAGATGATCTGGTTTTCAGTTTGGCCACTAACAGCTCAGACGTTTTGAGGACCTCGTTAATCACCCTATCTGTGCATTCATACACCCATTTTACAAATGCGGGGATGTCCTTGACCCTGCAAGTAATAGCCTGCGGTATTTCTAAACCAGAAAATAACATCTACCACCTGCACTTCACTCTTAAGTGCAAACTTGGTGCAAGGACCTGATTGAAATCAGTCTGTGAATCCCCCAAGAATTAGGTTATATTGTGCTGCACATTAACTGTGTGGGACCCTGAGCCATAAGTTGGGAAGTGCAGGTAATTCAGCTATAACACATTTCCATAATACTAATTGGATATAACGCGATATAACACTGTACCAGAAATTATTCACTTGATTTATGTTTTTATGAAGGATTAAATACGAATTCATCGTTGCATGTTTTTTTAGAGATATTGTCCACTAGGTGGCATAATCACCCTCATTTTAAACCTTTCTACAGACTACTGTATATCACTTTTCCCGTTTCCCCACAGTTGTAAATCGTGCAGTGGATATGGGCAGCAGAAGTGCAATGTGTGTCAAGGCAAATGTCAATTGTTTTTCTACATTCAGTTGACAGTAAAATGGTGAGTTTTGTTTTCACCTACAAGTGAAGTCGGCTGAattatttggataaggggatagTCGGCTACATTTGCAAAATGTCACTTCAGGTCTTAAATAGTTTTCCCGATTAAGTTTGACAGGATTTTATCCAGAAGCAAATGAAACTGCGTGTGTATTTGTAATGTTACATAAAACCTATGTTGTTTTCCTTGGAATTACCATGTGATAAACAGCTGATCAAGTAAAACACATGGAAACATACaatacaggaacagacccttcggcccactttgtccatgccaaccataaaATAGCCATCTAACTTAATCCCATTTACCACCCCTCCGCCCccctctccaacccctcccccaccctagaggTCCTACTAGATCTATTGTTAGCATCCTTGTAATCCCagtcgttagcacatcttccccagccaacaatgagccattatTGACTCCGCCCTTCCAGAGGTCATATGTTGCTGGCCCTGCCTTGTTCTGGCCTCTTTTTGCCTCCAGTCATCCCCCCctcctacctgaaacgtcacctattccttttcttctgagatgctgcctgacccactgtgttactctaaCATCTTGTGTCTCCCTACCACTTAACAGCACTTGTTCCTTGAGCTTTCAATGCTTTGGCAATTTAACTGCTCATCCAGATACTACTTAAATGTTTTGAAAGTGCTTGGACGTTTAGAATTGTGATGGATGCACATGGATCATAATATCTCCTTGGGAAGTATAAATGGGACGGGGCTTATTCTGATTGCAGACACAACTAGTAGAGCTGTTTCTTAACAACTCCAGCATCCAACTTCAGTCCTGACCTTGATGTTgtgtgtgtggagtctgcatattctcccagtgaccatatAGGTTTCCTCCATATTCTTCAATTCTGTCCATCATCCCAAGGATGTGAGTGTTGGTAGGTTAataggccattgtaaattgcccctcctgTACGTGAGTCATAGAATCTGGTGGGATTGCTAGGTATGAGGGGAATATACAATGGGATTTGTGTAATTTTCTGACCACAGTTAATGAGGATAGATGACAAGATCTCCTCCACTAATTCTCAATATCAGTGTCTTGCCAGGATGTGTTCCCAGTCCACTATACTATTCCATCTACATTCATGAACGTGTGGCCAAATTCGGCTCTAAcgccatctacaagtttgcagatggcactgtGGTGGCCTGGAACATGGACAATGGCCTGGAACAAGGACATGAGAGTACAGGAAGAAGATAGAGaatttagtaacatggtgtcaggactacAACATCTCCCTCGATATCAGCAAGGTACAGGTGCTGTTATCAGGAAGCattgtggagtacatgccccaatcaacaTCAAGTGGAAATGGAAGCTCTCAAGTTCCTTGGTGTaactattaccaatgatctgtcgtgaCCATCCACATTGaagtgacagccaagaaggctCATCAACGCCTTGACTTCTTCAGGAAACTGAGAAAATGtgccatgtctccaatgactctcacaAACAACTACAATTGGACTAGAGAAAGCCTACAGTTGGATTGCATCACtatttagtttgggaacagctctgccgaagaccaggaaattgcagagagatgaatgtgggccagtccatcacacagaccagactccccaccattgactctttTATACTTCAACATTACaaacagccagcataatcaaataccttccccaccccggtcattcctcctactccctgctcctgtcgggcagaagatagaGAAGACAACACCTTGTAAatttggagagaaggagtgggtaacgtttcgggtcaagacccagagatgatgctgagttattccagcattttacgtctatcttcggtgtaaaccagcatctgcagttccttcctacacatccttgtaaatcttctctgcgcctttTGGTTAGGGATTGGTCAAGTTATTCCACAAATTAGCAGCCATTCAGGTGAAAACATGACACATTATCTTTGTGTGACACTTTAAACTGAGTTTGATTTAATAGACATTTATAAGATTGTATTGCAAGACTTAACTTCCAAAATGCAGCCATTCTACACAGAAATACAAGGCAAAACATTTTTTAACACAATGGGATCCGATTCCTTGTTAGAAATGGACTTTTGCTTTCAATTTGTAAATAGGCAGCTATTCAGTTAGAATAATACTGTGAATAAATTTACTGAGGTGTGGAGTGAAAAGTATTTTAGATTTTTAAGGTAGAAATTTAAAAGCAAGGCACAAGCTATTAAAAtaaacacaatgtgttggagtaacccagcaggtcaggcagcagcatcccaggagaacatggataggtgacattttggggcaaGATCCTTCTACGGCCCGATTGAGGGGGGGGCTCCTTCGTCTTTgttgacctattacctgccacgtgGGTCCTGCCTGTCCTCTAGAAACAGActtaagaaggatctcgacccaaaacgttacctatccatgttctccaggaatgctgcctgacctgctgggttactccagcactttgtgcccttttgtagattaagcagtatctgcagtcctttgtttcTCTTTAAACGTGCTACAAACTATTGATGGTTTCTCATTTCTTTCTCATTCATTAATAGGGAAAACAACAAATTTGAACAGGTTATTGATCAACAGTGTGATTTTCCCATTCAGAAACTTAATAAAGTTACTGGGAAAGAGCTCTTCAGTGATCAACATTTTCAGGTAAAGAGATTGGGTATCGAGACTGAGGAACAAGTTAAAGGGTTGATTTTCATTACCTTTGCCTTTGAGGGTTAACAGCCACAAAACGTTGTTGGTATACTTACCACTGAAGGACTCAGTTCCTGTCAGTATACCCTGCTTGCTTTGGGTAAGATGTGGATATTGGAGTCATCTGACATAATTGAGGATAGTTGGCAATTTAGGTCAAGTCTGATCCAATCCTGTGCTTATCATACTGGCCCTGCTCTTGATTAAGTGGTCATGGAATTAAATACTTCTGTGACCTGGAGAGTGTAACTACTCCACTGAGGCTTACAAAAATAATGTTACCATCCAGGATAACAGGGTAACCCTCCAACGCATGCCTTGGCTTGAGCTGAAGCAGTTAAACCAGTGACCTTCTGCAGGATGTGCGTCAGACACTTTGTGGCTTCTCAGCCAGTCTACAGGCCCCAGCCTCAGAACAGGAGGGCTACTTTGGCGTGGAAACAGACAATTCACTCATAAATCTAAGggtctcttccccttctgccaacCCCTGTCAGACACTGTACTGTGTCCTGGACTTTTTCCGTTGGAATGGACCCATTTATAATCTATCCATTGATATAAATTTGTTACATTgacaataggcacaaaatgccggagtaccttagagggacaggcccattccgtctctccaaagatgctgcctgtcccgctgagtcactccagcatgttgtgcctttctttggtttaaacaagtatctgcagttccttcctatacatgttaCATTGAAAAATGTTGTTATCAAACCTTTACAAGCACTCCCCGACTTAAGTAATAGGTGACTGGCATAAGCAATTCTTTTAGCCCACTGCTTTATTTTTGAGTTGTTTGTCTCAGTAACAGTGCGCTACTGCCAATGCATGCGGTTGTTTCCACAAACCAGTCAGCTGTTCTCGTTCATGCTCCCCAACATCGGAGCTCCTCCATGGTGTCCCACGTCAGAGCAGCCTCATGGTGCCCCATGTCAGAGCTCCACCCTGGTCTCCGCATCGGAGCTCCCCCCATGGTCCCCCCTGCATCAGAGCTCCCCCCGTGGTGCCCCGCGTCAGAACTCTCATGTGGTAGAGCTCCTTCATGGTCTCCGCATTGGAGCTCCACCATGGTCCCCCTGTGTCGGAGCTGCCCCGTGTCAGAGCACCTGCGTGGTAGAGCCTCATGGTCTCTGTATCGGAGcttccaccgtgctgccccacatCAGAGCTCCCCTGTGGTCTCTGCTTCGGAGCTCTCACGTGATCCCCCTCGTCAGAGTAGAACTTCCATTTCCGACTTGCGTAATAAGTCGATGAGCGTCTGTAATTATCTGCATAGTTTGTAGAGCCCTTCACATTCCTTCAGCAATTTGACTTGCTTCTGAAGATGCAACTGAATGCTTACATTCTGGGGTTCATGTCTCATCTCAGTGTCAGTTATTTCCTCCTTCTTAGGTGTACCCTATCATGGGCTTCCCAGAATCCAGGATTAACCAGGTCTCCCAGCATGGGCTCCAGGAGCATTGGACTCAGTTTGGGAAAACCTCTCGTATAATTCAACAGGTGAGAATGAAACGGAATTACCCAGCCAGTGTGCTGGGGCAGTGCCGTGGTGCAgaagtagagttgccacctttcagcaccagatacccggtttcaattctgactacgggtgctgactgtacggcgtttgtatattctccctgtgaccgcgtgggtgggttttctccaggtgctccggtttacacccacattccaaagaccacaggtttgtaggttaattggcttcagtaaaattgtaaattgtccctagtgtgtaagatggtgttaatGTATAGGGTGATCGTTGTTCagtgtggacccgatgggccaaaggcttgtttctgtgctgtatctctaaagtttaaagtcaaaAATATTTGGCATCACAGCTTCAGTCTTGGTAGAGCAAGCAAACAATGTCACTCTCATGCACTTGGCTGTGGCCAGTGCAGTCGGTGGTTCTAAAGGTATAGGTTGCACCTTGCCACCTATCAATATATGTAGACCAACCATGACATTTTAACCAATATGCATATGTAGTAATGGCATCACCACATGAAGCTAGAATGAATGCCGTGGCAGGGGGTTTTCATAAACACATGAAGGTGTCATTGGCAGCCTGGCCACCAACAGATGTTTTGCTATTTATGTAGAAATAATGCAGTTCTTGTCCTATATCATAATTCTAATCTACATTGCCAAGAACTGATGCATTGCATCTTCTGATTAAAATCCCAATGAACCTTGATCAGGTTACAAAGCAATATTATTTTTTGTAAACATACAGCAGAGCCATCAGCAGCTTTTGAAGTACAATTGCTGAATGCTGAGCCGAGAGGCAGGCAATGAACAAAGTATGCTCTCGGGGTGTGGAACATTTACTGGTCTGAATACCACAGCTTGAGTTAAATGAATCAGCACAGTCCACAGACCCACTACCTGCCTCTGCTGCCGGTCATCACCTGATTCATCATTGTACTGATGCTACCTGTTCTCGCTCTCTGGTTACATTGAAAATGCAGTGCCAAAGACATCCGATCAAGAATTCTGTGCATTCTGTTTGCCCTTCCCCATCCTCTAAAACCACCTCCTTCAATATAAGGCTCACCTGATTCATTACTATACTGGTGCCTGTAAATAGGATTAAGCTAATCAGTCCCCAACTGTCCCCACTCATGTTAGGGGGTAGGGTAAAGGAGGGGGGTTGGTAAAATTGAAGTAACTGTGCCCTAAGTGTCCACAAAATCAGCACAAGaaaaaggttgacacaaaatgctggagtaactcagcgggacgggcagcatctctggtgagaaggaatgcgtgatatttcccagtccttctctccagcgatgcctctcccgctgagttactccagcattttgtgtctatcttcggtttaaaccagcatctgcagtttcttcccacacaagaAAAAGGTTGATTAAATGACTCCTACTCAAAGTATAATTTGAATCTGGATTAATAGCTTGGTTCAACATTGTCTCCCGTCAGTACCAAGCTCATGGATCTCCTCATATTTCTGAAAAGCCGGCTCTCAATGTGATTGGGAAGTATCTCATTACGGAACTCGTTTCCTCCAATTGATTTTCCTATCTCCTTGTTGCTCCTCTTAGATCACTAACATGCTATGGAATAATTCCACAAAAGTCAATTTTGTTATGTGGAGCTTATAATATTGGCAAAGGCTCAAATGTTGTCTGTGTAATCCATTTACTTTAGATGTTTTCATTATTCAACAAAACACAATTCCCCGAGGATCTTCGCGGGATATATTTCCCATGCGAGCAGAGAATCGTTTTATTTTGTCCTCTGCACCACCTACTGCACTCCCATTTCTTTCCTTGAACGATGTTGATTTTGAAATTCCTTTTGCTGCTCTATTTGAGTGTAGCTGATGCATTGCCAGACAGGTTCAGACAGAACTCACAATgttcctcagatagacacaaaatgctggagtaacacagcgggtcaggcagcatctctggagaaaaggaattggtctcagtctgaagaaggatctcgacccgaaacgtcacctcttccatttctccagagatgttgcctgacccgctgagttactccagcgttttgtgtctatatctccggtgtaaaccagcatctgcagttccttccgacacgcgCAATGTTCCTgatgggaaaggtctttgattacgTTGTCCGCtctcccgaggcagcatgaaatgtaggtGGATCaagtcttacttgctgcagctttacaggtgcATTTGTGGGTTTAAATTCCTCACCAAAGCCTTGGTTGGAAAAATGTGGACACTATAACACTGAATGAACATTGCCATTCTGGGCGTGCCGTCCTGTCCTTCAGATGAGACATTCAACTGTGGCCTTACCTGCTCTTCCAATGACAAGTAATTTTAAGAACAACAGTAAGTATTGGGCTTAATACTGATCCCTCAATTAAGGTAACATGAATAGTGTATCATTGTTAAACCTCATGCAAATAGCCTGCCATTTGTCCTTAATTACACTTCAAACCCATTTAATTGGCTACATTCAGACATGTATCAGACAGAGAATGTTTCGAAGGATATCAAATGGGGTTTTgttggcatggaccagttggACAAAGGGGCCATGTTGTAATAATATGAATCTGTAAAGAACTTTGGAACAACTTGGTGTTATAAAGTTGCCATTCTAAATGCAATTCCTTTTAATGGTTCACTGCTGTATTAAGTTCTGTATTGAAGCACCAGAACGTTGAGAGTTAATGTAATGATTTCCTCATAACTAATTTGTATCGGCGTATTGTTCAGTGTCAGAGGCGGTTCAGAGAATTATTCAGAGAATTCACTTTCTCCTGGTGATTTTGCTGATTCGTTTAAATGGATCGAGTCTCTTTTTTGTCTTGATTAACTATCAATCTCCATTGTGGCCATTTTGTgcgcaccccatccctctctaactATGTTGCTTTTTTCCCTCCCTGTCTTGGCAGCGCCATACAGTTGAGCTCATCCCAGTCACCAAAGTGCATTTCCAGTGGAAAAACAAAGAGAACAGCTACTTTGTGTTTGGCACCGAAAGTAAAGTGCATGCTCCGGAGTATCCTGGCAAGAAATGCACcataatgtgaagtcattcatctGAGAGTCCTCCAGATGCAAAAACACTGCAATTGAAATTAGATTTGAAATAAAAGCGAATGTTGTTGGAAGTActaggcagggccggccttaagacgattggaccgattgctcccaattgggccccgcacctcctaaggccagccCTGGTACTAGGCACGGTTGGCAAAGAGATTGGCCTCTATTAAGGAATTACATTTTTCCTCTTTTCCAGCAATCTTTCATTATTTCACACAACATGTAATTTCAGCAATTGAATATGTAGAAATTGAAACAAAaaatatggcagagatagatagattcttgattcttagtaggggtgtcaggtgttgtggggagaaggcaggagaatgggattaggaaggagaggtagatcagccatgattgaattgtggagcagacttgatggcctgaatggcctaattcagctcctatcacatgaccttataatAAACTATGTACTGATGGAGGCAGACAAAAAGCATACGTTTAGGCGTCAGCTAAAATATGTCATGGGAATAAGACAAATAATCAAACTAACTTATTTTGAACCATGTAAACAGCTTTTAATTTTTATTGACGTGGGTTATTCTGTAATTTTGTTTCCAATCAATTGTATGCCTTATTAGCTTTATTTTCAATATTCCTTAACCTCACTCTAAATGCATGTAGTTCTATGATTAATAGTACAATCTCTGTATAAATGTTCTTCATTATTGTTTTTAGTTATTCAATGAGCAAGTACCTTTTTTGATACTaatcaataaaacatttttttttcattctgaATTATGTTTGTTGTGTACATCGGCGATATGCTGATTGTAATAAGTTAAGCATGTATCGTATTGCAGGAACAAGTGATTAGAAATTATATCCTGCACCACTATATCATAACTTCCTGCAGAAAAGAAAGAAGATCCTTACTTTATCCATGGGAAGTGGCATGATACCCAGCCAAGGATGAATGGAATATATTTTCCTATGACAGCAGGTTATGGATGTCTGGTAAAGTGAGAAATGCATCGAGCCAACTATTTAATTAATGTTCACACTTAGTTTTACGGAATGTCGAAAGTGCAAGAAGTATGTAGGCCAGGTCTCAAGGTACCATTTGGACAGGACACCTCGGTTACAAGGATAGAAAATTGTCAATATGATTGAACATTTAAAAAGACCATTCAAAGGAGTACGTTGAAAATTCTGATTGACATTGCTCAAAATAATCTCAATTCATTTTGCAAATCAGCTGCATTACTGGGATGGGGAGCTAAAATTGACATGCAAAAGTGTACGCATTCAGAATCAGGATCAGAataaatttattagccaagtatgtatacatccaAGGAATTTGACAGtgcatattccaccgcctcttggtTTCCCCACTGCCTCCTCTTCGCGGTCTGTGTAGTTGAAAACCAGCCAGTTGCAGAGCATTGTCCGGGGTCGacacacagccaggtctcggtgaagcacagggcagcgaATCGAGAGAGGTCCTTGTTTATTTGGCACATGCGTTGCAGTTCATCCACTTTGTTTTTGACATTGAGGTCTCAAATAACCAAGCATCCTGACAATGGCTGCCCATTTGATTGCTAAAGTTTCAGATACTTTAATAGATACTTCTACACCAGGGGTACAGTTCAATTGAGCATGGGTTATTCACTGGAGTATCTTATTCACCGCCCTTTTTTATTGGGAACAGTAAAACTTACATGGCATTCAAGACATGAGAGTACATCAGCCAAACAAATTACAAATGTAGGAAAGTTAATCTCCCCAAAACAATCAAAATATTCTACTATTAAAGCGGATGataacgtctcgacccgaaacctcacccattccatctctccagagatgctgcctgtcccgctgagttactccaacattttgtgtctatcttcagtttaaacgagcatctgcagttccttcctacacataacataTATTAATTTACATTTCAAGATCTGGTGGCAAAAGGTTATCACAGGACAGTGTGATGGATAGTTTTTTCACTCTGAATCAATGTTTGAAGGTTACTGTATGGGTGGTTAATTTCCTGTGAAATTCCCTGGGGTTATTAGGTTGTTATCAATGTCCTTGTTTATatgaaaacacaaggaactgcagatgctggtttacaaaaaagatacaaagtgctggcatgattcagtgggtcgggcagcatctctggagaacatacatcggtgacattttgggtcgggtccctctcCAGTCTATCTTAAGGCCcacgcccaaaatgtcacctgtccatgttctacagagatgctgtctgccttgctgagttactcagcactttgtgtcgttcctTGCTTGTATCTTCTTAATTGGAGAAGTGAATGTGCAGCATGTATTTATTACATGGTGAACTCAACCAGCATGAGATAATAACAATAGTCCATGTAACATCTTCTCAGCTTCACAAAATACAATGATGAATTACAAAGTTAAATTGTTTTATTAAGACTCAAGGTCTCAAAGAGCAAACTGAAAGCAAAACAACTCACAATCTGATTGTGGTGAGAATAGAATCATCTCCTCTTACCACATTGCCCAGCAATCCAGGGCCTCAACAGCAATCTGAAGATCTAGTTGTTTCTATAGTAGCATGGGATAACTAGATGGCTTAGGTTAagacttgccatagagggagtacggagaaggttcaccagactgattcctgggatgtcaggactttcatatgaagaaagactggataaactcgacttgtactcgctagaatttagaagattgaggtgggatcttatagaaacttacaaaattcttaaggggttggacaggctagatgcaggaagattgttcccgatgttgggaaagtccagaacaaggggt
The sequence above is a segment of the Amblyraja radiata isolate CabotCenter1 chromosome 18, sAmbRad1.1.pri, whole genome shotgun sequence genome. Coding sequences within it:
- the LOC116983160 gene encoding protein SSUH2 homolog isoform X2; translation: MEPQQTQPYGASGDLPMVSVGQTVPPANMLDKLAGYESIDAGGEERYLPPPVQPPYNAEGGQPQPNQQWSIPSISEDAARRALIKYAAEHVTYSKRPAEEMVFKELIPYNMYRYRLQSFTESRSPEWKSEPYYGQTIESSGFGAPPPPWEVPVDVPEMFEKNKKKVQVPNTASVKGCHRCMAMGKIPCDKCLQTGRVKCMMCDGKGSLFGDDSRCNHCMGNGIESCKSCSGYGQQKCNVCQGKCQLFFYIQLTVKWENNKFEQVIDQQCDFPIQKLNKVTGKELFSDQHFQVYPIMGFPESRINQVSQHGLQEHWTQFGKTSRIIQQRHTVELIPVTKVHFQWKNKENSYFVFGTESKVHAPEYPGKKCTIM
- the LOC116983160 gene encoding protein SSUH2 homolog isoform X1 gives rise to the protein MEPQQTQPYYGASGDLPMVSVGQTVPPANMLDKLAGYESIDAGGEERYLPPPVQPPYNAEGGQPQPNQQWSIPSISEDAARRALIKYAAEHVTYSKRPAEEMVFKELIPYNMYRYRLQSFTESRSPEWKSEPYYGQTIESSGFGAPPPPWEVPVDVPEMFEKNKKKVQVPNTASVKGCHRCMAMGKIPCDKCLQTGRVKCMMCDGKGSLFGDDSRCNHCMGNGIESCKSCSGYGQQKCNVCQGKCQLFFYIQLTVKWENNKFEQVIDQQCDFPIQKLNKVTGKELFSDQHFQVYPIMGFPESRINQVSQHGLQEHWTQFGKTSRIIQQRHTVELIPVTKVHFQWKNKENSYFVFGTESKVHAPEYPGKKCTIM